In a single window of the Melioribacteraceae bacterium genome:
- a CDS encoding L,D-transpeptidase, producing MIKDIIYITSSILVFFSGLIMYGTILNLRDEPLSEIMTRKGIVEITNPKILINKNNFRLELYSDKIFLKSYRASFGKNSERFKLSGNDNVTPSGEYRICKIDSTHKFYKFFQLDYPNSKDAYESYRRGYINKDELDAILISKKNKECSPPETRLGAQVGIHGIGEYNLIFKNLPFTFNWTNGSIALSNEGIDELYSVLKIGTPVIISY from the coding sequence GTGATTAAAGATATTATTTACATAACCTCAAGCATTCTCGTCTTCTTTTCAGGTTTGATAATGTATGGTACTATTCTAAATCTTCGTGATGAACCACTTTCTGAAATTATGACCCGAAAGGGAATAGTGGAAATCACAAATCCCAAAATTTTAATTAATAAAAACAACTTCCGTCTTGAATTATATTCTGATAAGATATTTCTTAAATCATACCGGGCTTCATTCGGAAAAAATTCTGAGAGATTTAAATTATCAGGTAATGATAATGTAACTCCGAGCGGCGAGTATAGGATATGCAAGATTGATTCAACTCATAAATTTTATAAATTTTTTCAACTCGATTATCCCAATAGCAAGGACGCTTATGAATCTTATAGAAGAGGGTATATTAATAAAGACGAATTAGATGCAATTCTCATTTCGAAAAAAAATAAAGAATGCTCTCCCCCCGAAACAAGACTTGGTGCACAAGTCGGTATCCATGGAATTGGAGAGTATAATTTAATTTTCAAAAATCTCCCTTTTACATTTAATTGGACTAATGGCTCAATTGCACTTAGCAATGAAGGTATAGATGAGTTATATTCGGTACTAAAAATTGGAACTCCTGTAATTATATCTTACTAG
- a CDS encoding BamA/TamA family outer membrane protein: protein MKKTPLLVIIFCLLSISIYSQNRLEIDKIEFIGNTAIPAEELEKVILSKESPNWFLQLLNKVYDIGSKPIYYDSNLVRNDLGAIKSLFAGSGYFKSKFWFKDSVSEDKESVILRYFIDERDPAIIDSFVVTGLEKIDPEYYDMLMEYSRIEPNTVYKDNIVEEKKNYILSFLRDHGFMFVKVDRPQITIDTVKNSANILLNFEPGRRYKISNIVANRSGKGADLVDDDLLIKIVGIKPESWYSYYDIQRGQVRLYRTNLFTSAIINSVISDTVGNRVPLSISADVGLLYEIAPEIIINNEDNTFNLGLGLNFIRKNFLGNARKFTAGASSAAQNVSEFIKNPSFADSTFYGYADTRISFEQPFLFGQLINTKFESYYTLQKRKNEYNSTLYGVKLSLDFELPQKTFLKSVTSYFNVERNEYLFKKEFLINLAKQFIRYNTDIDESLIDTTASLVVESSFGGQLISQSTNATLGTTMGTNYTDNLFFPTRGYTLSLILEDYNSIPYLFSQISGSNFQRPLSFKAVFTGTYYLPVYSSPNNAFGTKLKIGQIFTYRGNKADVSLNQRLYAGGSNSIRGWATRELVPTDAEYSLSNPSLEELEALLINGATTGGFFILEGSIETRNRLFGNVSSALFVDYGNTWNSSKSLRFDEIAIAAGFGFRYYTEYMPFRIDFGFKIYDPNNRKAFYKKQFWSELLQFHIGIGEAF, encoded by the coding sequence ATGAAAAAAACACCATTATTAGTTATCATATTTTGCTTATTGAGTATATCAATTTATTCTCAAAATAGATTAGAGATTGATAAGATAGAGTTTATTGGCAATACGGCAATTCCGGCTGAAGAGCTTGAAAAAGTAATTCTCTCAAAAGAATCTCCCAATTGGTTCCTCCAGTTATTAAATAAAGTATATGATATTGGGAGTAAACCAATTTACTACGATTCAAATTTAGTCCGAAACGATCTTGGAGCAATTAAATCTTTATTCGCCGGAAGTGGTTACTTTAAATCAAAATTTTGGTTCAAGGATTCTGTTAGTGAGGATAAAGAATCGGTAATTCTTCGGTATTTCATTGATGAGCGGGATCCCGCAATTATTGATTCTTTTGTTGTTACAGGGCTTGAGAAGATTGACCCAGAATATTATGATATGTTGATGGAATACTCGAGAATAGAACCTAATACAGTATATAAAGACAATATTGTTGAAGAGAAAAAAAATTATATCCTTTCATTCCTGCGCGACCACGGATTCATGTTTGTAAAAGTGGATAGGCCACAAATTACTATTGATACTGTAAAGAATAGTGCAAACATTCTACTTAATTTTGAACCGGGAAGAAGATACAAGATTAGCAACATTGTAGCCAACAGATCCGGTAAAGGTGCTGACTTAGTTGATGATGACCTGCTAATTAAAATTGTGGGCATTAAACCAGAATCCTGGTACAGTTACTATGATATCCAGCGTGGACAAGTCCGTTTATATCGAACCAATTTATTCACATCTGCAATAATTAATAGTGTGATATCCGATACTGTTGGAAACAGAGTACCCCTTAGTATTAGTGCAGATGTAGGACTTCTTTATGAAATAGCTCCCGAAATTATTATTAACAATGAGGACAATACATTTAATTTGGGTCTTGGTTTGAATTTTATAAGAAAAAACTTTTTAGGGAATGCACGTAAGTTTACTGCTGGAGCTTCTTCAGCGGCACAAAATGTATCCGAGTTTATAAAAAATCCATCTTTCGCCGATTCTACCTTTTACGGATATGCAGATACCAGAATATCGTTTGAACAGCCATTCTTGTTTGGACAATTAATAAATACAAAATTTGAAAGTTATTACACACTTCAGAAAAGAAAGAATGAATATAACTCAACCTTGTATGGCGTAAAACTATCGCTAGATTTTGAACTTCCTCAGAAAACATTTTTGAAATCTGTAACATCATATTTTAATGTTGAAAGAAACGAATATCTCTTTAAAAAAGAATTTTTAATTAATCTTGCCAAACAGTTTATTAGATACAATACCGATATTGACGAAAGTTTAATTGATACTACTGCTAGCCTGGTTGTAGAATCAAGTTTTGGTGGACAACTTATATCTCAGAGCACTAACGCAACTCTGGGCACCACGATGGGTACTAACTATACTGATAATTTATTTTTCCCCACAAGAGGTTATACACTTTCACTGATTCTTGAAGATTATAATTCAATCCCTTATTTATTTTCACAAATATCAGGTTCTAATTTTCAGAGACCGTTAAGTTTTAAGGCTGTATTTACGGGTACATATTATTTACCCGTCTATAGTTCACCTAATAACGCATTTGGTACAAAACTTAAAATAGGACAAATTTTTACCTATCGTGGAAATAAAGCAGATGTATCCCTCAATCAAAGATTATATGCGGGGGGAAGTAACTCAATCAGAGGTTGGGCCACGAGAGAATTAGTACCAACCGATGCTGAATACAGTCTTTCGAATCCAAGTTTAGAAGAACTTGAAGCGTTACTAATAAATGGTGCCACCACAGGAGGGTTTTTTATACTTGAGGGCTCAATTGAAACCCGTAACCGCTTATTTGGAAATGTAAGTTCGGCACTCTTCGTTGATTATGGTAATACTTGGAATAGCTCGAAGAGTTTGAGATTTGATGAAATTGCAATTGCAGCCGGGTTTGGGTTTAGATATTACACAGAATATATGCCATTTCGCATCGATTTCGGTTTCAAAATTTATGATCCGAACAATCGAAAGGCGTTCTATAAAAAGCAGTTTTGGAGCGAGCTACTACAGTTTCATATAGGAATTGGGGAAGCATTCTAA